The following nucleotide sequence is from Triticum dicoccoides isolate Atlit2015 ecotype Zavitan chromosome 7B, WEW_v2.0, whole genome shotgun sequence.
tctgttttggacaaaacaaataaaggggcatttaaataatcatatatggagttggagtttgaatcatgtattcaaaccaactttatttaaatcatagctaggtgcattagctcaaaacaccagcatattgccatgtcattatcatgcatcatattgttgcattgcattgattgtgtttcttcttgtttgtcggtgattgtcccctctcgatagacgtgtaccggcgatgtgatcgatgacaccgatgaagagctatattatcttcagaagNNNNNNNNNNNNNNNNNNNNNNNNNNNNNNNNNNNNNNNNNNNNNNNNNNNNNNNNNNNNNNNNNNNNNNNNNNNNNNNNNNNNNNNNNNNNNNNNNNNNNNNNNNNNNNNNNNNNNNNNNNNNNNNNNNNNNNNNNNNNNNNNNNNNNNNNNNNNNNNNNNNNNNNNNNNNNNNNNNNNNNNNNNNNNNNNNNNNNNNNNNNNNNNNNNNNNNNNNNNNNNNNNNNNNNNNNattccgataaaatcccactccctcgctcctgctctcttttactgcattaggacaacaacgacatatttgtaacttgctgcggtagctgaacccctttatcctttgcatgacctgtcattgccacagtaaatagatgaaacccactagcatgagtaggagttgtttgagccctgatgtgcctactcattcatgcttgtttgtcatgcctgctactgcttagagttgagtcaggtctgattcatcggggatgaatcagaggtggggtgaacatgtcctaccgttgagagctaaatgtgtgaacacgatttggtaaaggtagcggtgagaggccatgtaggagtacatggtgggttgtctcattgccgccgtcctcaggaactgagttctgtgtttgtgatccatgatcagttactaccacacattgggctccggacgctccaagctctctcgacttattaatcaacttgatctctgtccaggagttgcaactagtttctggtgtttgtaggtagtgttagtagtctaccaagtggcactcggtacaggtgggcttgggacagactaggcacagtggcacggtgtaccaagtggcacccagatggtgggcttgggaaccctgctcacatcgtttggggccgtgagcgacaccccggccggatctccttgcggatggaacctgaataggcgataaacctggactagagacttgttcggttagtcaggtcgtggccgactccctcgcccggcttccgcttgaaggttgccgaggtacatgacgtgtacagggcgataagtggcgaaagtgtgtgtgaagaagtacacccctgcagggttatcattatctattcgaatagccggattcctcggatatggaaacttggaccccttgtacagttcatagacaagtgaaagtggatactctaaaatgcgcaagataagcgtgagtgctatggatggcgttctcgtagggagacgagagtggatccatagtggtgtattgttatggtgaatatgtggactcgtgtgcgccacctcaaaagagttacttgcagtcgtagttcaggttagccaccgagtcaaagctggcttgctgcagttaaactccaccaccccctttgttgataatgatgcatatgtagttagatctgatgtaagtcttgctgggtacatttgtactcacgtttgcctattttatgtttttgcagagagacttcagtctcactagtagttccgggtggacttcgacgtttagcttgttacctcagctacgatcttgtgccctcggcaggatctggtagatagtcaggcttctcagcctttttcatttatagatgtctgtactcagacatgatagcttccgcatgtgctttgatttgtatgctctgagtgttgggtcatgagacccatgtttgtaatatctcgctcctcgaagcctattgaataaaatacttgagttgtagagtcatgttgtgatgccatgttgtatttgcacatatcgagcatattgtgtgtatgttattgaaatgcttggtatgtgtgggatctgactatctagttgtttatctttactagcccctcttaccgggaaatgtctcctagtgtttccaccgagccatggtagcttgctactgctccggaacacttaggctggccagcatgtgtccttcttcgttcctgtgtctatcccttcggggaaatgtcacgcgatgaataccggagtcctgttagctcgctacagcccggttcaccggagtcctgctagcccagtgctacagcctggattcactcgctgatgaccgacacgttcgatgctgggtcatggatgcctgtccctgtaagtctgtgccactttgggtttacgactagccatgtcagcccaggctccttatcatatggatgctagcgacactgtcatatacgtgtgccaaaaggcacaaacggtcccgggcaaaggtaaggcgacacccgtgggaataccgtgcgtgaggccgcaaagtgatatgaggtgttacatgctagatcgatgtggcattgagtcggggtcctgacaggtcaaaacagcgggcttgaccgttcctatctagtggttgaatcttggattttttttgtgtttatctgattaaatagatacttatgtacctagaaataatttttggaaaaaataaagagcaaactacaaggcagctgcagttcaaatttgacccgcttccaactgaatcaacgggaatttgtctttttcaccagaggtggatcaaaacttttaacacccaaccattttgtcaattgtgcattaaatatggcctagtattttataaaattgattaggtccaattttccaacaaatatatggtaggtccttcacaaaaaactcatttcaggcactcggaaaatggaaaatgaattttccgtgcaaagaaaatgaaaagtcccTGAGGCAACATtggttggaattccaagatgcacccttgtgcacaatatgagatcatttgaacaacctatggcatgaatgtggccataagattgatcatttggcttgaaagccattgatctccacacatgatagctcgtttctgagaacagttttttaaaagaattgccgtattacaagtttattatttttgctggtaacttggtcacatataatgacacaatgcgaaggttttccattttttgattttttttgaattttttatgcccgtttcaaaatgcggtcaaaacggcgggaatgaccgttcctagctagtgcttgaatcttggaaattttttggtgtttctcttattaaatagatacttttgtacctagaaatgatttttggaaaaaataaataacaaacaatgaggacgctgtagttcaaatttgacccgtttcctactgaatgagcggaaatttgtctttttcatgagaggtggatcaaaaattttgacacccaatcatttggtcaattgtgcattaaatatgtcctagtattttagaaagttgatttggtacaatttttcaacaaatatatggtaggtccttcacaaaaaagtcattttgggcactcggaaaatgattaaaaatagctagaaagatcagaaatgcatagaaattggtccttatccataaaatgtggtctaactctagtgaaaatttgtgtggtgccattttgcaaaatatttttgatagctacttcacaaaatccctctatttttagtaCTTAGACACTTTTTTAAATCACCGGTTTTTGAACCAATCAGGActcttcccacggatcgatgacatggcgcccatccatccatccatccatccatccatccatctctccatcccacatccatccatccatctatctacacaaaaaagaaaataaaatgaaaaagagaTACCCCCCCACCCACAGCCCAAACCCTAGGTCAGATCCCATCGACTCCCCCCCATCGCACCCCTCCTCTCCTCgcagccgccaccacctcctccctcgATCCAGTCCTCTTCCCGGCCTCCTTTCCCCAATCCAGTCCTCTCCCTGCCGCTCCCACCCACCGCCGACCTCGCAGCCCTCCTCACCACCGCCACCGACCTCGTCCCTCCCCTCCCTCACCATCTCTCCCTACCCTATGCCCCAGATCGAGTCGAGCAGGTCAGCCCACGCGCTAGGGTTTTGTTTGGTCAGCTCCGCATCGGCTCTCCGGTTGGTTGCCCGCCTGACGATGGATCTCCCGCCGCTCTCCCACCAGGCGCTCTTCGTGGTCATCCGATCCGCGGCGCCGAGGCCATGCGCCGCCTCCTGGCCGGATCCACTCACCAAGTCCCTCTTTGTCGTCGCCATCTAGATCTAGGCCGGACGATTCCGGCGGGGCAAAGCACACTCCTCGACTCTCTCAGGCCTTGCCCCGCCTCGCCGCCACACCCACATCGCCGTCGCCGACCACTGCCTCCCCCACCGGCCTCACCCTTCCTCGGACCACACTGCCGGCCTCCCTTCCCCTCCCCTAACCAGAAGAAGGAGATGGCGCTCCCTCCCAGATCCGCCAGCGTTGTGGTACGCATCCTAGATCCACCAGCTATGACAACGGCGAAGCTAGAGGCTGCTGGATCCGGGATCAGGGCGGCGCATAGCCCCACCTCCTGTGAGATCCTCTGCATTGAGCAGCTCCTCTGCTCGCTGCATCGTCTCCCCATCTGGGATCAGGGTGTTGGCGTATGAGAAATGGCGTCGCCCGGGTCGCGGTGGCGGGCGTATGTGCGGATCATGGCTGGTACCAtcctcggcggcggcggccccgACTTCTACGTCATGCACCGCATCGAGACCTCCTACAAGGTACGGCGACTCCCGTCGCACCAACCTGCCGCAATGTGTGGACCATTTGGTCGAAGCCGCGGTGCTCACTACCGCTTTTCTTTGTCATGTGCAGGCGAGGATGGAGGAGAGGCTGCGTCTATGGCAAGCTTGAGTGCCTCTACCATGGCTGGCAGTTCGACGGCCAGGGCAAGTGCGTCAAGATCCCACAGGTCCCACCATCCCACACTTCTTTCTAATCAAGTTCTGAAATCGTGCTAGTTGTTTAGTTTCGCCAGGTTAACTGTCTACATCAGATCCATCATTCATACTCAGGTTGACTGTATGACATACTACTGCAATTTGCACTAGCCTAGCACTGATTTTTTTGCTAGGAATAGAATTAACATGCATAGCTGAACTGATTGGAAAGGGATGGCAGTATATACTTTCTATCATGTAGTAGCATCGGCTCTTTATCTAAAAAAAGAATACTATCAAGTCTTTAACTAGCTAGCTACTAGTACAAGCTGCAACCCGATAAGAACAGTAGCTTTCCTGCACACATCTAGCTAGCTAATGACACTAGTATTCAGAaacaacttcactttgaaattctgaaTCACTTCTCCCTGACAGACACAACATGCACACATCTTGAAGGTTAATGGAGCAACGATGTGGTGGTATAACATATCTACGGCAGTTCTTCAAGCAGCTCTGCAAGTGGAGGATCGCGTCCAGGGTAGAGGAGTCTTTGATACTATCCACATTTTGCTGTCTCTACTTGTCGAAGCTTGTGCGCACATTATGTAACAACCAGGCCATCATTTCTCCTATTGTGCATACCTGTGCAGTTCTGTTGTGCAACCAGCTTATGTACTTTTATCTCAAATAAAAAAGCTAAATCCCATTAGAAACTACAGCAATAGTAATATTGGACTTGGAGTTTCTGCTATTTTTAGTTTGGGGTGCGCTGGGGTGGGGTAAACAGAGGACGATGCACTACCAAGTGCACAATTATGCTTGCTATTTATTACACATTCTTACTATCTTACAGCATGCACAATGCTCAGCCTGACTGACAATAATTGACCAACCAGGACCTCCTTTTCTTCCAATTAAGTTTCAGCTTCACGACCAGCTCAACACAAGTCAGGGTTAATTTACTTCCATCCTTGGTTTTTAATTTTCGGTGTCCCTGAAGCCGTTGTTATTGAAAGTGAACTatggcactcttattagcaaaacaATGAGCATGCATTCTTGATGAACATTGAAGCTCTTAATTAGCGACAATATTGAGATGACATCCACCTATTTCTTTATTTTTGTGAATGGATAAAGTGATCTATATTTTTCCTTCCTCATGCAGGTCGTCGTCAAGCCCTCGCGCGGCTGATGGGCATAGGCTGGTTCATGCACGCTCGTGATGGCGGCTCACCAAGGTTGTCGTCGTCGCCTGCATGCACGAGGCACCCGACGACCTCCTCCATTGCCAGCCACGAGGACCGGGCACGAGCTGCAGTATAGGTCTCGTACACGAGGTATGCCATCTTCCATCCTTCattttccttccttccttcctgtcAAGTTAAGTGCTTGCTGGTGTGTTTGTTAATTCAGTAAGCTAGGGGATGTCATCCATTAAATTCAGAGAAACCCCTTTCAAGCATGAGGTTCTCCTACATACCTACTACTATATGTTTGTACTGAATATATTGACATGCCATGACACTATGAAGTAACAGAATGGCTAGCAGAAGCTTTCACTTCTAAGAATGACAGCAGTAGGAAGAATCATTGTAGTCAAGTGACCATAATATCTATTTTATTGTGCTAAACTTTGTTATTACCTGGATGTTCCAGTCCTTGACTGTTCTCATGATGTtgtaccactacaagaaatatgtcaactagtgaccttctgtcagtgaacctggaagaattggtcatagatctatgaccatttcagaccaattggtcaaaagatgttcggggggctccaaaccctaaaccattgcaaccattttggtcagaaaggtcgtaatttccttacacgaaatggtcataaagcaaacaacgctagtccgctgccttatttctagttgttaacgaccaatatagatggtcatagccttgtaaattgtggtgggttgctatgactaggtgccacctcatcagttttgcctatgtgtcatgtccatgtggcagtttttgccctaggttgtgaagcaacctattttctgtcattcccaaaattcccaaaaaaaactcataaattctttgggtcatatcttcgtcaaatatgtaaaaatcttccttgcctagttcgaaaataattcaaaaatattcattttcctattctgttcagagtaacagtttgtgaaggaagtaccactttggcatgtccaaatagtatccattttctacagtgctttcctatgcacaAATAACCATCcttcaccaa
It contains:
- the LOC119338130 gene encoding uncharacterized protein LOC119338130, encoding MASPGSRWRAYVRIMAGTILGGGGPDFYVMHRIETSYKARMEERLRLWQA